The Cydia amplana chromosome 11, ilCydAmpl1.1, whole genome shotgun sequence genome includes a region encoding these proteins:
- the LOC134651965 gene encoding phospholipase A1-like: protein MDFWKWLMAICFVVFLLDSVNTIQYIGEKGGAPNPHAFVKYCGMYTEPTKVTPRTLRKLYLSVMGKDGVVTSYNYYNVTDMLDHPDIDFTKKTNVFVGSYMDPTTHPYGETMSKLYLSLGYNALLLNYMDIHWKNFPFPVAAKLMRPVSKYAGEMLANLTDVGLDPKRLELVGWGFGAQTMSLVAKNYREFTGKNISMLIALDPAGPCFRTLGPAERLDPSDADFVLSIVTNMDGQGIATPLGHVTFYLNGGEYQPGEIWFVPCDVVCSHVKAYFLWLAALLNPKLFIGMKCDTIQQARQHECYDRKPMVTNTMDMRINKKKTGIFYVATANRYPYGMGKRGLKKEENQVMSQLSMLNEEEVLTI, encoded by the exons ATGGATTTTTGGAAATGGTTAATGGCGATTTGTTTTGTAGTATTTTTGTTAGATTCAGTGAACACGATACAGTACATTGGAGAAAAAGGCGGAGCACCCAATCCTCATGCGTTCGTTAAATATT GTGGCATGTACACAGAACCCACAAAAGTGACTCCAAGGACTCTAAGAAAGCTGTACCTATCCGTCATGGGCAAGGATGGCGTCGTCACATCTTACAACTACTATAATGTCACAGACATGCTCGACCACCCTGACATAGACTTCACGAAGAAGACTAATGTGTTTGTCGGCTCGTATATGGACCCCACTACGCACCCTTATGGGGAgacgatgtcgaaactttatcTGTCGTTGGGCTATAATGCGCTGCTTTTGAATTACATGGATATACATTGGAAGAATTTTCCGTT CCCTGTCGCCGCAAAGCTCATGCGTCCAGTCAGCAAATACGCCGGTGAAATGCTAGCCAACCTAACCGACGTCGGCCTGGACCCAAAAAGACTAGAACTAGTTGGCTGGGGCTTCGGCGCGCAGACCATGAGCCTCGTCGCTAAGAACTACAGAGAATTCACCGGGAAAAACATATCTATGCTCATCGCTTTGGATCCAGCTGGCCCCTGCTTTAGAACGCTAGGACCAGCGGAGAGACTAGACCCATCTGACGCAGACTTCGTTCTAAGCATAGTCACAAACATGGACGGCCAAGGAATAGCCACTCCTCTCGGACATGTGACCTTTTACCTCAATGGCGGGGAATATCAGCCTGGTGAAATCTGGTTTGTTCCCTGCGATGTCGTTTGCAGTCATGTAAAGGCATACTTTCTCTGGTTAGCTGCTTTGCTCAACCCAAAGTTATTCATTGGCATGAAATGTGACACCATACAGCAGGCAAGACAGCACGAATGCTATGATAGAAAGCCTATGGTCACAAATACGATGGATATGAGAATAAATAAGAAGAAAACGGGGATATTTTATGTGGCGACGGCTAATAGATATCCGTATGGTATGGGGAAGAGGGGTTTGAAGAAAGAGGAAAATCAAGTTATGAGTCAGCTGTCGATGCTTAATGAAGAAGAGGTTTTGACGATATAG